The DNA segment gaacccaccttatgcttaactcggaacccaccttatgcttaacccggaacccatcttatgcttaacccggaacccaccttatgcttaacccggaacccaccttatgcttaacccggaacctacttttatccttaacccggaaccaacttttacccttaacccggaacccactcttacccttaacccggaacccactcttacccttaacccggaacccactcttacccttaacccggaacccactcttacccttaacccggaacccactcttacccttaacccggaacccactcttacccttaacccggaacccactcttacccttaacccggaacccactcttacccttaacccggaacccactcttacccttaacccggaacccactcttacccttaacccggaacccactcttacccttaacccggaacccacttttacccttaacccggaacccacttttacctttaacccggaacctaccttttcctaaacccggaaccaactttacttttaacccgtaaccaactttacccttaacccggaacctaccttacgcttaacccgtatcctaccttatttttaaaaccggaacttaccttatccttaaaccgtaacttaccttatccttaaaccggaacctaccttatacttaacccggaatctacctTATCTTTAATCCGGGGAATACATAACCATGAAAACCGTTTTCCCATACGCAGAAACAACCTTCCGcctaacccgtaaccaactttacctttaacccggaaccctgaacccaggcatttccgcatattcccgttattctgtatacattcttggtgtaaagtgtatgtatgcttttataaggttgtttgtgccaacacctatgtatacacaatttttccttgcgtcggataagtgtgtgtttttcctttatattttgtgacctttttgcaactgtaatatatttcatcatacacccccctttccttttctttttttttttgggtgtGCGCAACCAGGACACATCACAATATGAGCGCGCGCTCATCTTCCtgtttttcacaaaaaaaaaaaaaaaaagggaagaagaaaaaaaatatttttcgcaagcgtaaaaagaaaaaaatatatttttcgcaagcgtaaaaagaaaaaaatatatttttcgcaagcgtaaaaagaaaaaataattttcttaaagaaaaaagtattctaaaaaaaagacgaatgttttttcgcaagcggaaaaaaaaaaagaatgtgtgttcttaaaaaaaaagaagaatgtttttttttttttttttctataaacaaaaggggtgtcttttcaccaaaaaaaaaaaaaaaagaaaaaatttttgcaaacaaaataagaataaaatttggaagaaagaatatatttttttttctttttttttcttttcaagaaaatataaaaaggaaaaaaaaaaaaaagaaaaaaaggacaaaaggtgtgaaaccaatatccttcatcttgaacaagaaaccctaaactgtaaactctaaaccctgaatcctaaacgctaaaaccataaaaactaaaccgtcaaccctagaacctaaaccctgaaccgtgaatcctaaactgtgaaccctaaacctaaaactgtaaaccctaaaccatacaCCCCGAACCCTACAACCCGAAACCGTAAACCTCagaccatgaaccctaaaccataaacccggaacctaaacttggaacacgctccattggaacctgctccaaaggaatactttccattggaaccccttccataagaacctcttccttaggaacctgttctacttccattaattcggatcccatgaattcttgaaccaaaagttccataaaatccttctggttcaattgtgtgtcccctttttgacattcatccaacacttcaaaatgaatttcaataatcgttcgacgattcacgcgaccagaacgttttgttctcgttggagcagaacgaggttttcgttccttcaccaatcgatattcatgtgaactatcttgctgcacatgatcgaggacttgttcttgtactgatggaccaggaataTCAGCAGGatatcttctgaaacgtggtcctcctttaccaagaggaccaaaatactaacaaaaaaaaaaaaaaaaaaaaaaaaaaatgagaggatatttttgctaagaagattgtgaaatattatttttacacatttaattttatttttttaaaccattaaaaaaatttttttttctccttttaaccattaaaaaaaattttcttttccttttaaccgttaaaaaaaatttttttttttccttttaaccattaaaaaaaatttttttttccttttaaccattaaaaaatattttatttcttattcctttttttattcttttaactgttaaaattttttttttttttttttcttttttaattcttttaccttccaaaggtaataagccataacAGAgaggccaatagagacaggagccaaaggaacaaaaggggtaaggagatccgtaagaaggatgggacaaactgtattctctaatgttttttccatttgggttCGTTTCGTTTGGACCTTGAACATTGGTTCAACTTTGTCCTTTACACTGTCTTGGCCAATGAAGCAACCATCATAACCTTCATTTagtttgcattcaaaacaagaattaggatCATTAGTACCTTTGCATTTAGATGATGCATTCATAATGTCACTACTCTTACCAAAAGCATGTTTTATACCATCCTCTATGctacaaagaggatgtacccaactatttccttgcttcttcttatttgccattgtttgcaattgttttgcatattccttaagaaataaacaacccatcgtttgttcaaacgatgggtcctTCTTTTGGCCATTAATATGGgtataaatgtgttttaaccctgaagcaaaaagtaaacaagctgctttatttgttttgctttgtttATGGCCAAGTTTATACCAATCCTCGTCCTTATTGCAATATTTGGCAAGGTTCGATTCAGTCTGACCCTTCGTCATTTGTTCTATAAGTTCAGTTAATTCATTCATGGCGTCATCTTCGATGTTTttctgatcataaaagaagaagaaggaaggaagaaaaaaaaaatatatatgtatgtatacacatatgtatacacatatgtgtatacatacatacatatatacatatatatacatatatacatatacatatatatacatatatacatatatacatatatacatatacatacatatgtacgtatgtacatatatacatatacatatacatacatatatacatatatacatatatacatatacatacatatgtacgtatgtacatatatacatatacatatacatacacatatatacatatatacatatatacatatatataaatatatatacatatatacatatatacatatacatgaatatatatgtatatatgttgttGTCCATAGCCGcttacccaagatggtgtttttccattttgaaatttttccccttggctCCTTAGTTTTTGTTTGATGgcacattggacttgagtacaaAAAGTTtcgattttatttatttcctctaGTGTTTTGTCCATGTTGTTGGGGTTGGTTTTGTCTTCGTTGTCGAGCAGAATGGTCATAttcttctctattttgtCAGAGCCAATTTGACAATCGgcaaaagtttttttttcttgcctattgcaaacaaaacaagaattattgCCCTGAGTATTGCATGAagtttttccattcttagtggcattattattattaaaagCGTGATCTATTGCCTGTTCCAATTTAGTTCCATCGAGAGGACATTGattatttgctttttttattaattgatcagcataaagattaagtgctgcgcacatcatagtttgtttaaGTCGTCCATCTTCCTTGGTCTTGTCGTTATGAATttcagaaatgtgttttaaacctgaagcaaaaagcttacaagctttttgctttgcagttttttctccctcgGTGTcgttattccatttttgatCATTGCAGTATTGCTTAGCGGAATCCCAATTCTTATCatccgtaattttttttaaaaggtcCTTTAATTCCTTATCAACTTCACCTTCGATGTCACTCTGAtcattaaagaagaaaagaaattaaaaaaaaaatatatgtatatgtatacacatatgtatacacatatgtgtatatatatgtccttttttttttttttttttttctctttgtgtttgtagtatgttggtttgtgttagtatgttggttgtgtcagtatgttagttgtgtcagtatgttggttgtgttagtatgttggttatgttagtatgtttggttgtgttagtatgttggttatgttagtatgttggttgtattagtatgttggttatgttagtatgttggttatgttagtatgtttggttgtgttagtatgttatgttgtgttagtatgttggttgtatgttagtatgttggttgtatgttagtatgttggttttgtgttagtatgttggttatgttagtatgttggttgtgttagtatgttgNtaccaccttattctaacacccctacaacctcattccaataccccaacaacctgATTCTGTCacccctggaaccttattccagcacccctataaccttcTTCTAAtaaccctaccaccttattctaatacccttaccaccttattctaacacctttaccaccttattctaacacccttatcaccttattctaacaacattaccaccttattctagcacccttatcaccttattctaacacccttaccaccttattctgacacccttaccaccttattctatcACCCTTACCACCGTACTCTAACACCCGtaccaccttattttaacacctttatcaccttattctaatacacctacaaccttattctaatacccctgaatctgatttttttttttttttttttttttaaattccttcttctttttctttactacttattcttatttctttaattttattccttttctttctgtttttattccttttctttcatttgtaCTTACCGCATTCGGGTTGCTCTTTTTAAGTGCTTCAGCTTGAACTCGAGATGCTAAACATTGTAGGCGACTGCAGAGGGAGCCCTTATTTCCTGGTGTTGTAGTTATGTCCGTGAGGGCGGTATTGACTTGGCcagtgttttttttgtccagttcattcaatttgtcctttacatTGACAGTGCTTTTGCCGTTGTTTATGGTGCAATCATCATAGTTGTCTTCCAGTTTGCAAACGAAGCAAGGTTTACCATTCCTGCATTTAGCTTCCTTAATAGCGCCTGCCTTTGAAAAAGCGGTCTCAATACCTTCAGATATGTCACAAATCatgctccttcttttcatttctcttACAACACTGTTTAACATTAAGCAGGAAGCGAATTGTTTAAACTCTTGGTTATCATAAGGGTTTTTCTCCTGATCGCTCCCCTTCGTGGTGTAGTTCCGCTGAATACCCGAAATATGTTGCAGCCCTGCTGCAACGAGTTGGCAGGCAACTTTGTTCGCGCCCCCGGCAGCGCCGGCTTCCCAGTTTTGGCCATTGCTGTCTTGGTTGCAGTGGTCCGTAATTTTATCCCGATTTGACTTCATGTCATTTAGGAGTGAACTTAATTCTGCCCCGACATCATCCCACATTTTATCCTAAAAAATATGggtcacatatatatatatatatatatatatatatatacatttatggatatatatacttatatacgCTTCACATAGTTCTTTGCGGGCAGTTAACTCATTATAGAAATGTAATTTCTCCTACATTGTTCTGATGCCCCCTATTATTCTTCCATTTATCTGCTACGCACTTCACGTAAGTGCATGTGTCACCAGTACTGTCACACGGTTTACCTATAAAAGaggacaaattaaaaaaaaagagggaaaaaaaaaggagaacaaaTTGTTTTCACATGTTCgctgtgttagtatgttggttgtgttgtggttgtatgttggttgtgttagtaatgttggttgtgttagtatgttggttatgttagtatgttggttgtgttagtatgttggttatgttagtatgttggttgtgttgtggttgtatgttggttatgttagtatgttggttttgtgttagtatgttgtgttgtgttagtatgttgtggttgtgttagtatgttggttatgttagtatgtttgttgtgtcagtatgttggttgtgttagtatgttggttatgttagtatgttgtgttgtgttagtatgttggttgtgttagtattttggttttgtgttagtctgttggttgtgttagtaatgttggttatgttagtatgttggtttgtgttagtatgttggttttgtgttagtatgttggttgtgttagtatgttggttatgttagtatgttgtgttgtgttagtatgttggttgtgttggttgtatgttggttatgttagtatgttggttatgttagtatgttggttgtgttagtatgttggttgtatgttggttgtatgttggttatgttagtatgttggttgtgttagtatgttggttgtatgttggttgtatgttggttatgttagtatgttgtgttgtgttagtatgttggttatgttagtatgttggttgtatgttagtatgtttggttgtgttagtaatgttggttgtgttagtatgttggttgtgttagtatgttgtgttgtgttagtatgttggttatgttagtaggttgtgttgtgttggttgtgttggttgtgttggttgtgttggttgtgttggttgttttggttgtgttggttgtgttggttgtgttggttgtgttgttgttgcgctggtaccaacacaaccaacattttgtagtggtggtgatggtaccaacacaaccattggtaccaacatttcGTGTTgataccaacacaaccaacattcgGAAGTGGTGTGTTagtgtggttgtgttggtaccaacacaattGCAGTGGTACCACAACCACAACTGTGTTGGTTGTGGGTTAGTGGGGTTAGggtttacttacatatgtcctTTATAGCTTGGtcattaattttcttcatttccttccttccgcCGTTGTTGTCGTCGTTTagcactttttcttctaactCCGACTTTAGATTCTGAGCAGTGCCCCCGGAGTCTAGCTTACAGGGTTCGAGGCTACTTAAGGGTTCCCTACTACACGTAAAACACTTATCATCATTCTCGCACTTAGTGCCCTTCTTAATAGCATC comes from the Plasmodium knowlesi strain H genome assembly, chromosome: 3 genome and includes:
- a CDS encoding SICAvar, type I (fragment) translates to RKGNNNIHIHNTISSFFPSHTIFFPSSFHLLTAEACIKDTLDDNTSGSGSSNDKMCERLTCIDTYLKAQNNTQGGGQSAIDKFWEEKGAVATLWQELSDAMKQNGGTGTTGNGCNELHGPSERTACNYLHAGLEQLYKNDPPAVTSAATLPASSSPSGDDVLKNNPSFRQTMGCFLLHAYAKHMKEKATCLIDEGIKRAFDTAGKGNSASTGTDIPCQWNESTFNNCEVKTNDNGGGEKATQKVEEIVKSDTKIKDMQTKINDMKLCQRFQCISDRWRKESDGATPGKPLDWDKVWEEAINHLSDLSDNMKRKNGVNNYCSTLSEKTGKEACLLIAAGLKHLYDTEGDHGKSYSIDTSFQRTMQCVLLNAIADRLLQLPCKDEKGVQPGITQAFTTQNDAIKKGTKCENDDKCFTCSREPLSSLEPCKLDSGGTAQNLKSELEEKVLNDDNNGGRKEMKKINDQAIKDICKPCDSTGDTCTYVKCVADKWKNNRGHQNNDKMWDDVGAELSSLLNDMKSNRDKITDHCNQDSNGQNWEAGAAGGANKVACQLVAAGLQHISGIQRNYTTKGSDQEKNPYDNQEFKQFASCLMLNSVVREMKRRSMICDISEGIETAFSKAGAIKEAKCRNGKPCFVCKLEDNYDDCTINNGKSTVNVKDKLNELDKKNTGQVNTALTDITTTPGNKGSLCSRLQCLASRVQAEALKKSNPNASDIEGEVDKELKDLLKKITDDKNWDSAKQYCNDQKWNNDTEGEKTAKQKACKLFASGLKHISEIHNDKTKEDGRLKQTMMCAALNLYADQLIKKANNQCPLDGTKLEQAIDHAFNNNNATKNGKTSCNTQGNNSCFVCNRQEKKTFADCQIGSDKIEKNMTILLDNEDKTNPNNMDKTLEEINKIETFCTQVQCAIKQKLRSQGEKFQNGKTPSWKNIEDDAMNELTELIEQMTKGQTESNLAKYCNKDEDWYKLGHKQSKTNKAACLLFASGLKHIYTHINGQKKDPSFEQTMGCLFLKEYAKQLQTMANKKKQGNSWVHPLCSIEDGIKHAFGKSSDIMNASSKCKGTNDPNSCFECKLNEGYDGCFIGQDSVKDKVEPMFKVQTKRTQMEKTLENTVCPILLTDLLTPFVPLAPVSIGLSVMAYYLWKYFGPLGKGGPRFRRYPADIPGPSVQEQVLDHVQQDSSHEYRLVKERKPRSAPTRTKRSGRVNRRTIIEIHFEVLDECQKGDTQLNQKDFMELLVQEFMGSELMEVEQVPKEEVLMEGVPMESIPLEQVPMERVPSLGSGFMV